AACTTGTCTCAGTGAATGATCCCCAGAGTTGGGCAGATCAGTCTCCCATTCCCACTATGTCCCCATTACTGGCAGTTAGGTGGGTATATAGTTGCCATTAGTTGTGGTGTCCTGTGATCTCCTTGTTTGTCCCACCCTAGTGATAAAGAATAAAGGGACACTGTAATATCAGACTCTAAGCACCAGCAATCAGCAGTAGAGATAATAGCAATAGGCAATAGAGCTGAGGTTCACATTTCTGACATTGTGTCTCTGGCCTGAGGAGCTTATACTCTACCTTTACTGCGGCAACAAACACTGTGGGACCAAGATCACCCACTAAAGCCGCACATACTGGGGTCAGGCTGCAAATGACTTCTGTCGTAGGTCCAAATCAACCCGTGGTGCAATCCTCTCCCAACTCACCTGTGCTGGAACATGGCACTAAACATGAATGTTGTGATGTGGAGCAGTTAGTGGACTTCTCTTTCCATTTGTGACCCCTGTTTTATAGGAGGGTTCAGGGTATGAGAAGGTCCAGACTAGATTTCCATCTTTTTCCCTCAGTAGAGATGTGTTGGACCAGTATCTCTCTGAACCAGAGTAACAATACTCTACGGGGGAAGGTCCCCAATGAATTAGATATGAGTGAATTTGTGGTGCAGTTGGACTGGAGCAATGTGAGCTCTTGCCATGATCTCTAACTGCAGCCAcggtggttgctatgggttactagatcaggAAAAAGTTTAATGTGTAATGGAACCAATAAAGCACTAAGTAGATTTGATCATGGGTAAAGTATTTTATGTTAGTGAGACCTTGGCACATGTTTTGGGGGTAACCCAGGAAGCGTGCACCCCTCATTGTGTAACCCCCATTGTGATATCACTTTATACTGCATATTTGTGTCTTGTCTGTCCTTTTTTGTTAGAATAAGGAACGTTCATTTCTGATTGGGCCCTTTTTCTTTTGCCCTTTGCTGCAGATTTTGGGGCTTGTTTCTCACCTTTATGAGAGGTTCAGGGATCAGATGGAGcagagaacttaaagggattctgtcatgatttttatgtcatTACTGAAttagcaagtgtatttagttgtaatattggtgtgtaggtgcatctcaggtcattttgcctggtcatgtgctttcagaaagagccaacactttaggatggaactgctttctggcaggctgttgtttctcctactcaatgtaactgaatgtgtctcagtgggacctggattttactattgagtgttgttcttcgatctaccaggcagctgttatcttgtgttagggagctgctatctggttaccttcccattgttctgttgttaggctgctggggaggaaagggagggggtgatagcagtacaacttgcagtacagcagcaaagagtgactgaagtttatcagagtcacatgactgggggctgctggtaaactgacaatatgtctagccccatgtcagatttcaaaattaaatataaaaaaatctgtttgctcttttgagaaatggatttctgtgcagaattctgctggagcagaagtattaactgatgtgtttttgaaaaaaacatttttttctgtgacagtatccctttaaaagtaaatCCTATTTAAAAGCATACAGCATTCTTCTTCTTTGTAGTTGGACAATGCCTGGAGTACCCGTTGGGTTAGGGGATCAGTATTGTGCCAGTGATTATTAGAGGAAAAAGCCATTCAGGAGTTAAAGGCAATGGTACAAACAGGCTCAGCTAATGATGGTGCCACACTCCCTACAGTTGGGCACCAGGAGCAACAACTGTGCAATATCCAGCTTTTCTCTGCAGTGCTCAACCGATCGAGAATGATTGCTTAAGCTTAGTGTGGCCTTCCCTAATGGGTCTGctacagaactacagctcccagcattctttcTCTGCTGCACAGTGGTTTGGCATCAGCACTCTATCGACAGGGGCTTctgggtaagtaagtaagtaatggCTGAGATGCAGTGACTGTTCCAGGCCACTGGGGGTGCTATTGCTTGTTGTGTTGCtgttcttgtgtgtgtgtgtgtttcccaGAGCACTGCAGTTGCAGGGTCAGACCTTTGGGGGGCACTGTTGCATATTGCGGTGCTTGTGCTGTCACCTTTTTTTCTAAAGGGCCTGGATTAGCCGTTGCCAACTGCCCTGCTCAGTGTTTGTAGCCACAGAGCAACATGGGCCCAGTGCTGAGCAAACAGggcaaataataaagataaagcaGTGACATTTCTCTTGCATTATTTATATCCCCAACCCCTGTGCTACTGTCCTGCCTCTCACCTCTTCTGTCTATGGATACGGCCCCGGGAAACACTCCACCCGGAATGCTGAAGCACCTTACAGATTCTGGCTCAGGGTGCCGGGAGTTGTAATGCTGGAGCCAAAGAGCATGTCTGTCACTATCCAGAATGATGAACAGGTTTCTGGCCGAGTGATAAAATGTAATGTGTTTCAGGCTTACTGCAATAATAAaggtttagattgtaagctcactggggcagggactgatgggaatgtgatagggaccttagattgtaagctcactggggcagggacagatgggaAAGTgataggaccttagattgtaaactcactggggtagggactgatggtaatgagatagggaccttagattgtaagctcactgggacagggattgatgggaatgtgatagtgaccttagattgtaaactcactggggcagggactgatgggaatgtgatagggacctaagattgtaagctcactgggacatggacaaataggaatgtgatagggaccttagattagattgtaagctcactggggcagggattgatgggaatgtgatagggaccttagattgtaaactcaatggggcagggtctgatgggaatgtgatagggaccttagattgtaagctcactggggcagggactgatgggaaagtgttaaggaatttagattgtaagctcactggggcagggactgatgggaatgtgatagggaccttagattgaaaacccactggggcatggactgatgggaatgtgatagggacattagattctaagctcagtggggcagggactgatgggaaagttatagggaccttagaatgtaagatcgctggggcagggactgatgggaatgtgatagggaccttagattataagaTCACTGGGACATGGACaaataggaatgtgatagggaccttagactgtaaactcactagtacagggacagatgggaaagtgatagggaccttagattgtaagctcactggggcagggactgatgggaatgtgataggacctaagattgtaagctcactggggcagggactgatgggaatgtgatagggaccttagattgtaagatcattggggcaggaactgatgggaatgtgatagggaccttagattgtaagctcactggagcagggactgataggaatgtgatagggaccttagattgtaagctcactgggacatggacaaataggaatgtgatagggaccttagactgtaaactcactggggcagggacagatgagaaagtgatagggaccttagattgtaagctcactggggcagggactgatgagaatgtgatagggaccttagattgtaaactcactggggcagggactgatgggaatgtgatagggatattagattgtaaactcactgagtgagggactgatgggaatgataaaTAATGGCTTTACTGCTCTGTAGCACATCAGTGATTATATCACTGTGACAATAGTTTGTACAGATTATTGGGGCACTGGAAAAATGAAGTAGGATTGTAAGCCCTGCAGTCAAGTTTTTATAGGTGCTTGCAGGGATGGGATTTTCAGTGCTgtaaaaggaacagttacacaaaaaaatacagtGTATAAACTAAAAtggagtttctgaagaaaacacaccagttgtacaagtgcagcacaacaacacattatattgtcattactttaatacactttcagctTTCGGTGTTAATGTTCCTCACAAATGCCTTTTCGGTTTTAAACGCCTtgaggtttttaacgctgcttaacacttagtcacatgcaacactcgcttagcagctcccacactcgctttgaattcaaggcaatttggaattggttttcatttttttattatttgtggtttttgagttatttcaccttttattcagcagctctataatttgcaatgtcagccatctggttgctagggtctaaagtcccctagcaaccatgcattgatttgactaaaagactagaatataaaggagaggcctgaatagaaatatgactaatgaaagaagcaataacaatacagttgtagccttacagagcatttgaatcTCTTGTCTCCAGAGCTTACTATGAACAGCACGGCTGTAAATTCACCTCCGTCATTCCCACCAACGTCTTCGGCCCACACGATAATTTCAATATTGACGAGGGGCACGTCCTGCTGGGGCTCATTCACAAAGTCTACTCGGCCAAGCGTGAGTTTTTGCACAACTTGCTCACTATCAGACGCACAACCCACCATGAGAGATTTATAGTTGTACTTATAATTATACTCAATTACAGGCTTGGAAACATTAAATTGCACAGGGCTTTCTACTGCAGCCTCCCTGCACATTTGTATGGAGTATATTGCATATTCTTGTGTGTGTAGGGGAAGAAGCGGTTGGGTTACAGGTCTGCATGGAGTATTATTGTCTTCACTGGGGCCGACTTGGATCATCTAAACCATTCCTGCCACtaaataatgattttatatatgttttctctATATATACCGAGTGAACCACATCAATAGGtcatttatctgcatatttgGGTTTAGTTATAGTGGGGGCTACCTTATATATGTCTTTGGTAAGAGCAATATGTTACTCATGTAGTACAACAGATAGTACAATGTTGGGGATACACTGGATTCAGATGTAAGTACTGAGCAGCTCAGGTACTGTAGATCCATTCCTTGCTCAGTCAGACAGGGTTTTGTTCCACTCTAGGACTAACAATGGCTTCTTGTGGTTTCAGAGAATGGCACTGCTCTCTCTGTTTGGACACGGAGACAGTTCATCTACTCACTGGTAAGGGACAGGAGT
The sequence above is a segment of the Xenopus laevis strain J_2021 chromosome 8L, Xenopus_laevis_v10.1, whole genome shotgun sequence genome. Coding sequences within it:
- the LOC108705563 gene encoding GDP-L-fucose synthase-like is translated as MGLLQNYSSQHSFSAAQWFGISTLSTGASGAFESLVSRAYYEQHGCKFTSVIPTNVFGPHDNFNIDEGHVLLGLIHKVYSAKQNGTALSVWTRRQFIYSLDLARLFIWVLREYNEVDPIILSVGEEDEVSIKEAAESIVAAMEFKGELISDSTKSDGQFKKTASNHKLRKYLLDFQFTPFNKAVQETCNWFDCNYAQARK